Within the Drosophila melanogaster chromosome 3R genome, the region TATTCTGGGGTTTTTCTGAAAGAGTAACATTACTAGGGCTCCAGGCGTAGCTCCAGGTGCCTGGCACCATATGCAATTAGCTGTATGAATCGTTAGAGCTGTTCGAACACATTCCATTCGCTTATGTGAGGGCGGCGGCACCGGAGATGATTTCAATCAGCTCGCGAGTGATGACCGCCTGTCGGGTACGGTTGAAGGTGAGGGTCAGCTTGTCGATCATCTCACCGGCGTTCTTGGAAGCGTTGTCCATGGCAGTCATACGGGAGGACTGCTCCGAGCAGGCGCCCTCCTTCATGGTGTAGAAGATGAGCGAGGCCAGCGAGAACTCCAGATAGCTCTTGACCACGTCGCTGTCGAGCGAGTCGTAGACGGCCAGCTTCTCCGACTTCTCCACGGTGGATCCGCTGAAGATGGGGAGGGTGGAGCACTGGTAGGACACCACCGACTTGAAACGGTTGTACACGATCTTGCCCTCGGTGTAATCGTAACCGGTCTGCAGAACCTCGTTGGCAATCTTCGAGGCGTCCAGGAAAGTGGGGGGCAGTCGGCCCACCTCGTTGGCCACCATCAGGATGTTCTTGCCGTACAGACGGGACAGAATCGCGCGCGACTTGTCGCCCACGCAGAACACCTTAGTGTTGGCCTCGTCCTGGGCCAGTTCGCCGCGAATGAGACGGGCCACACCAGTGTGGACGGCACCGCAAAGACCACGGTCCGAAGTCACTGCGATGAGCAGCTTCTTGGGCTCCGCCTTCTCGTCCGGCTGGATCTCCGTCTTCTCGAAGAACTGCTGGGCGCCGATGCCGTAAGGACGAGCCGCCTTCAAGTCTCGCTCGGCACGAGCGTACTTGGCAGCGGACACCATCTTCATCGATTGCGTAATTTTCTGAATGTTCTTCACCGACTTCAGGCGGATGGAAATCATCTTCAGGGTGGCCATGCCACGCTGCTGCTGGGCCAGCATGGTGGCCTCCATGGCCAGGGGCAGCAGGAGCTGGGTGCGTTGCATCATCATCCTGTGAGTTGTCGAAGATTCCCTGTCGCGAAAATTAGCTCGATTCACTCggcaaaaattgagaaaattCACCTACCTTGCGTTAAGTTGGCTGCGCCACAACGAGTGTTATAACACCGAGCAGAGTTGCCACCCAGTTCGGGTTAACGCGGTGGCGATTCGTGGTGAACggtaaaatattatattaaataatttattttaattatggaAATTTCGGATAATGGATTTGTGCTACATATAACTATTAATATTggataaaatacaaaacttcTTTGGAAAGCTTCAGAATGCACAATAAAgcttgaaattaatttgaatttatgtaaCTCATAATTATGACAATAGAGTTAAAAACAGAATAATAATTGATAAGGATTAAGAGGTTTGCCAAAGATGCCAGCTTGTTTTCTACCCTCGACCAGAGTTTTCCTTCTCCTTGCCAGCTCTGTTTTGGAATCAGCTGCTCACGCACGAGCCACGAAGTTCCGTCACTAACGCCTCACGCAAAAAAAAGCTGACGTACTCGGGAAAAAGATTAGGATAATTCGACGGAGACGAGCGCCCGATCCGATCTACTGACTCCCCCGACCCGCAGCAGAGCCACATAGACACGATCGCCCTGTCCAGGACACCCGGGATCCCAGGGATGAGACCTCTGGGGACGAAAAACAGCGGATAAGTTagctgtgtgcgtgtgtgtgtgcgtaagCAAAGCTGGAAAATTGTTGCTGCGCATCGGAGGAAAATAAAGGACATCAGGCGGCTGGATTGGCATGAGGAGGATAGGGCTCAAGCCAAGGCTAAAGACAGAGGCATAGTGCTTGAGGATAAACCGAGAATCGGGGCTCCACCGATTTCAGTGCCTTTGTGTGGCAGCAACaaggtgtgcgtgtgtgtgagtgcgtgcgtgcgtgtgtgcgtgcgtgtgttgCCTGCGCAGtgcgttgttgttgcagttgcaatcgccagttgttgctgttgttgttgctgttgctgtgtgACACAACAGTAACAAAATATTGAGCCGCCGAGCAAAACACATAATGTGGTCGTTCTTCTCGCGCGACTCCTCGAAAGACTTCCCCTACGACATTGGCGAACCGGTGGGCGGCTTTGACCAATACTCCATATGGACGCTGCACAAGGCCAAGCGCAAGACGACGCTGGAGGAGGTGTCTGTGTTCGTCTACGACATCCGTAGCGGATCCGACACCAAGTGCGAGCTGGCCAAGGCGGCGCTGAAGCGCCTCAAGACATTGCGTCACCCCAGCATCCTGCAGTATCTGGACTCGCT harbors:
- the ATPsyngamma gene encoding ATP synthase, gamma subunit, isoform B, with the translated sequence MMMQRTQLLLPLAMEATMLAQQQRGMATLKMISIRLKSVKNIQKITQSMKMVSAAKYARAERDLKAARPYGIGAQQFFEKTEIQPDEKAEPKKLLIAVTSDRGLCGAVHTGVARLIRGELAQDEANTKVFCVGDKSRAILSRLYGKNILMVANEVGRLPPTFLDASKIANEVLQTGYDYTEGKIVYNRFKSVVSYQCSTLPIFSGSTVEKSEKLAVYDSLDSDVVKSYLEFSLASLIFYTMKEGACSEQSSRMTAMDNASKNAGEMIDKLTLTFNRTRQAVITRELIEIISGAAALT